Proteins from a single region of Streptomyces sp. HUAS 15-9:
- a CDS encoding ferredoxin, with amino-acid sequence MRLVVDLNKCQGYAQCAFLAPDVFAMHGEESLVYNPRAEEEQRERLARAVAACPVQAITADGLDGVGAAPSQPAGESSDGS; translated from the coding sequence TGTCGTCGATCTCAACAAATGCCAGGGGTACGCGCAGTGCGCGTTCCTCGCACCGGATGTCTTCGCCATGCACGGTGAGGAGTCGCTCGTCTACAACCCGCGGGCCGAGGAGGAGCAACGCGAGAGGCTCGCGCGCGCGGTCGCCGCCTGCCCCGTGCAGGCGATCACGGCCGACGGGCTGGACGGCGTGGGTGCGGCGCCCTCGCAACCCGCTGGGGAGTCGTCCGATGGCAGCTGA